From Tautonia marina, one genomic window encodes:
- a CDS encoding CehA/McbA family metallohydrolase codes for MRILLRNGCVAGLLLAMLAPEARGTDLVTLSPQTWDAYAPTGKEADAIYGDFVLRNDRVVAVIARPVRMRNANMMVRDVGGMIIDLARRDEGGGDQLQVLFAASPTNDFQFAGVEVDQPEIFDVERNEVDGTNQARPSMFVRARSITLKLLSKPRPDRPLVELRYTLADDADAITIETTWTNDTGRDLTIDPADVLRAERTFEKAANGRASLFWVEDRHFGQAYGVQVGQAEASGSSARLVIDAETRGHLSTLRYVIAAPEAVILKPGEQLSVSRRFFPASDLFGVKAAAIGGDRLVPASLTVRDSSGAPVAGADVTLELDGELFGHGRTDAEGRLTARVPDNGSDYQVEVVAPWGDQTTELTEQGPRRYLATLPQPGRVAATITSEQGEPIPCKVQFVGKDGTPSPDFGPDTGTHAVGNLYYSQNGTFSVPLKPGSYDVIVSYGPEYDAVFTELTVDRGEETTLAASLKRSVDTTGWVSSDFHSHSTPSGDNSSSQLGRVLNLLCEHVEFAPCTEHNRLSTYVPHLQSLGAEHLMATCTGIELTSIPGDVNHQNAFPLVLREHVQDGGAPMRDLDPEMQIERLALWDGYSDKLIQLNHPDLGHVFYDRNGDGEPDQGFRGMFGHIDVIEVHPPHFIFEPARIERNGRSYNNTIVNWMQMINQGHRFPGVVNTDAHYNLHGSGWLRNYLKSPTDDPKEIDVADMVRAAESGQVIMTNGPFLDVAIRSNGAEAIPGGDLKASGGSATLHVRVQCPNWFDIDRVQVFLNGRASEALNFTRADTPDAFGDDGSVKFDREIPLAIEADTHVIVATIGEHSTLGAVFGEGGHADDRPIAVSNPIFLDFGDDGFTPNGDTLEAPLPTKAN; via the coding sequence ATGAGAATCTTGCTTCGCAACGGATGCGTTGCCGGCCTCTTGCTGGCAATGCTGGCCCCGGAGGCGAGGGGGACCGACCTGGTCACCCTCTCTCCTCAGACCTGGGATGCGTACGCTCCGACGGGTAAGGAGGCCGACGCCATCTACGGCGACTTCGTGTTGCGTAACGATCGGGTTGTGGCCGTGATCGCCCGGCCGGTCCGGATGCGGAACGCGAACATGATGGTCCGCGACGTCGGCGGCATGATCATTGACCTGGCGAGGCGAGACGAAGGGGGGGGCGACCAGCTTCAGGTCCTCTTCGCGGCCTCACCGACGAACGACTTCCAGTTTGCCGGCGTTGAGGTCGATCAGCCCGAGATCTTCGACGTCGAGCGGAACGAGGTGGACGGCACGAACCAGGCGAGGCCATCGATGTTCGTCCGCGCCCGGTCGATCACCCTGAAACTCCTGTCGAAGCCGAGGCCCGACCGCCCCCTGGTCGAGTTGCGCTACACCCTGGCCGACGACGCCGACGCCATCACCATCGAGACGACCTGGACGAACGACACCGGCCGCGACCTGACGATTGATCCGGCCGACGTCTTGCGGGCCGAGCGAACGTTTGAGAAGGCCGCCAACGGCCGAGCCTCCCTCTTCTGGGTCGAGGATCGCCACTTCGGCCAGGCCTACGGGGTCCAGGTGGGCCAGGCCGAGGCATCGGGCTCGAGCGCCCGTCTGGTCATTGACGCCGAGACTCGGGGGCATCTCTCGACCCTCCGCTACGTGATCGCCGCCCCGGAGGCCGTGATCTTGAAGCCCGGCGAACAGCTCTCGGTGTCGCGGCGGTTCTTCCCGGCGAGCGACCTGTTCGGCGTCAAAGCGGCGGCGATCGGCGGCGATCGGCTGGTGCCCGCCTCGTTGACGGTCCGGGACTCCTCGGGGGCTCCGGTGGCCGGGGCCGATGTCACGCTGGAACTGGACGGGGAGTTGTTTGGCCACGGTCGAACCGACGCCGAAGGCCGGTTGACGGCCCGAGTGCCCGACAACGGGTCGGATTACCAGGTCGAGGTGGTTGCGCCGTGGGGAGATCAGACGACCGAGCTAACCGAGCAAGGCCCCAGGCGTTACCTCGCCACGTTGCCCCAGCCGGGCCGGGTCGCGGCCACGATCACGAGCGAACAGGGCGAGCCGATTCCCTGCAAGGTTCAATTCGTCGGCAAGGACGGGACCCCGAGCCCCGACTTCGGACCCGATACCGGAACGCACGCCGTCGGCAACCTCTACTACTCCCAGAACGGCACCTTCTCGGTCCCGCTGAAGCCCGGCTCGTACGACGTGATCGTCAGCTACGGGCCGGAATATGACGCGGTGTTCACCGAGTTGACCGTCGATCGGGGGGAGGAGACGACTCTCGCCGCCTCGTTGAAGCGATCGGTCGATACGACCGGCTGGGTCAGCTCCGACTTCCACAGCCACTCGACCCCCTCGGGCGACAACTCGTCGAGCCAGCTCGGCCGGGTGCTCAACCTGCTTTGCGAGCACGTCGAGTTCGCCCCTTGCACCGAGCACAATCGCCTCTCGACCTACGTGCCGCACCTGCAATCCCTCGGGGCCGAGCACCTGATGGCCACCTGTACCGGGATCGAGCTGACGAGCATTCCCGGCGACGTTAACCACCAGAACGCCTTCCCGCTCGTGCTTCGTGAGCACGTTCAAGACGGCGGCGCCCCGATGAGAGATCTCGATCCCGAGATGCAGATCGAGCGCCTGGCCCTCTGGGACGGCTACAGCGACAAGCTGATCCAGTTGAACCACCCGGACCTCGGCCACGTCTTCTACGACCGCAACGGCGACGGCGAGCCCGATCAAGGGTTCCGGGGGATGTTCGGCCATATCGACGTCATCGAGGTCCACCCGCCGCACTTCATCTTCGAGCCGGCCCGGATCGAGCGCAATGGACGATCGTATAACAATACGATTGTCAACTGGATGCAGATGATCAACCAGGGGCACCGCTTCCCCGGCGTCGTCAATACCGACGCCCACTACAATCTCCACGGCTCCGGATGGCTGCGGAACTACCTCAAGAGCCCGACCGACGACCCGAAAGAAATCGACGTCGCCGACATGGTCCGCGCCGCCGAATCCGGCCAGGTGATCATGACCAACGGCCCGTTCCTTGACGTTGCCATCCGTTCCAACGGGGCCGAGGCGATCCCTGGAGGCGACCTGAAGGCTTCCGGAGGCTCGGCCACGCTCCACGTTCGGGTCCAGTGCCCGAACTGGTTCGACATCGACCGCGTCCAGGTCTTCCTCAACGGCCGGGCGTCGGAGGCGTTGAACTTCACCCGGGCCGACACTCCCGACGCCTTCGGCGACGACGGCTCGGTGAAATTCGATCGGGAGATTCCGCTCGCGATCGAGGCCGATACGCATGTGATCGTCGCCACCATCGGCGAACACTCGACGCTCGGCGCCGTCTTCGGGGAGGGCGGTCATGCCGACGATCGGCCGATCGCCGTCTCCAACCCGATTTTCCTCGACTTCGGGGACGATGGCTTCACCCCCAACGGCGACACCCTCGAGGCCCCCTTGCCGACGAAGGCCAACTGA